A section of the Jannaschia sp. S6380 genome encodes:
- the fabA gene encoding bifunctional 3-hydroxydecanoyl-ACP dehydratase/trans-2-decenoyl-ACP isomerase — MSEYPTNFDRDDLLKCARGELFGEGNAQLPEPPMLMMDRITDISGDAGLHGKGHVVAEFDIKPDLWFFDCHFPGNPIMPGCLGLDGLWQLTGFNLGWRGWQGRGYALGVGEVKLTGMVRPDRKKLTYLVDFTKAIQTRRLTMGVADGRVEADGEEIYVVKDMKVALSES; from the coding sequence ATGAGCGAGTATCCGACCAATTTCGACCGCGACGACCTGCTGAAATGCGCGCGGGGCGAGCTTTTCGGCGAAGGCAACGCGCAACTTCCCGAGCCGCCGATGCTGATGATGGACCGGATCACCGACATTTCGGGCGATGCGGGCCTGCACGGCAAGGGCCATGTCGTGGCCGAGTTCGATATCAAGCCGGATCTGTGGTTCTTCGACTGCCACTTTCCCGGCAACCCGATCATGCCCGGTTGCCTGGGCCTCGACGGGCTGTGGCAGCTGACGGGTTTCAACCTCGGCTGGCGTGGCTGGCAGGGGCGGGGCTATGCGCTCGGCGTGGGCGAGGTGAAGCTGACCGGCATGGTCCGCCCCGATCGCAAGAAGCTGACGTATCTCGTTGATTTCACCAAGGCGATCCAGACGCGCCGCCTGACCATGGGCGTGGCCGATGGCCGGGTGGAGGCCGACGGAGAGGAAATCTACGTCGTCAAGGATATGAAAGTGGCTCTGTCCGAGAGCTGA
- the irrA gene encoding iron response transcriptional regulator IrrA, producing MSETARDRGEAWLARANLRPTRQRLLLASLLVGDGRDRHVTAEGLHDAARRSGDKVSLATVYNTLRAFTEAGLVQEITVDGTGSYFDTRLDDHPHFYWEEDARLTDAGHEAMKIVNLPDAPAGTEIAKVDVVIRLRAKA from the coding sequence ATGTCCGAGACAGCACGCGACCGGGGCGAAGCCTGGCTGGCCCGCGCGAACCTGCGGCCCACGCGCCAGCGGCTGCTGCTGGCGTCGCTCCTGGTGGGTGACGGGCGCGATCGCCATGTCACCGCCGAAGGGTTGCACGACGCGGCACGCCGGTCGGGGGACAAGGTCTCTCTCGCCACCGTCTACAACACGCTGCGCGCCTTCACCGAAGCCGGCCTGGTGCAGGAGATCACGGTCGACGGCACCGGCAGCTATTTTGATACGCGGCTGGACGACCACCCCCATTTCTATTGGGAAGAAGACGCCCGCCTGACCGATGCAGGCCACGAGGCGATGAAGATCGTCAACCTGCCCGATGCCCCCGCCGGGACCGAGATCGCCAAGGTCGACGTCGTCATCCGCCTGCGCGCCAAGGCTTGA
- a CDS encoding NAD(P)-dependent oxidoreductase — MERIGFVGTGLMGHGMAANILGAGYPLAVVAHRNRAPVEDLRSRGASEVPDLAALARASDIVHICAPGSPQVETVVDVLADHMVEGGVIVDCSTSNPVSTEALAAKLSARGLHMADAPLGGTPVQAEAGELAAMVGATEDVFARIEPVIATWAKSIVRIGGPGAGHKMKLLNNFLAMGYGALYAEALALAEKSGVGTAMFDSVIRGSRMDCGFYQTFMGYAVDGNRQAHKFTLTNALKDMTYLAAMADGAGVANPVQCAIKNSFAMAVNTGGDGPEDYVPHLVDFVARANGIARD, encoded by the coding sequence ATGGAACGGATCGGTTTCGTCGGCACGGGGCTGATGGGTCACGGCATGGCCGCGAACATCCTTGGGGCGGGCTATCCGCTAGCCGTCGTCGCGCACCGCAATCGTGCCCCGGTGGAGGATCTGCGCAGCCGGGGTGCCTCGGAGGTCCCCGACCTGGCGGCCCTCGCCCGGGCCTCCGACATCGTCCATATCTGCGCCCCCGGCAGTCCGCAGGTCGAAACGGTCGTGGACGTCCTGGCCGACCACATGGTCGAGGGCGGGGTGATCGTCGACTGCTCGACGTCCAACCCGGTCTCGACCGAAGCTCTCGCCGCCAAGCTCTCGGCCCGGGGCCTGCACATGGCGGACGCGCCGCTGGGCGGGACGCCGGTCCAGGCGGAAGCGGGCGAACTGGCCGCCATGGTCGGCGCGACCGAGGACGTCTTCGCCCGGATCGAGCCTGTCATCGCAACGTGGGCCAAGTCCATCGTCAGGATCGGGGGCCCGGGCGCGGGCCACAAGATGAAGCTTCTCAACAACTTTCTCGCCATGGGCTACGGCGCGCTCTATGCCGAGGCGCTTGCCCTGGCCGAGAAATCGGGCGTCGGGACGGCCATGTTCGACAGCGTCATCCGCGGCAGCCGAATGGATTGCGGCTTCTATCAGACGTTCATGGGCTACGCGGTCGACGGCAATCGCCAGGCGCACAAGTTCACCCTCACGAACGCCCTGAAGGACATGACCTACCTGGCCGCCATGGCCGATGGCGCGGGCGTGGCCAATCCGGTGCAGTGCGCGATCAAGAACAGCTTCGCGATGGCCGTGAACACCGGCGGTGATGGGCCGGAGGACTACGTCCCGCATCTGGTGGATTTCGTGGCCCGCGCCAACGGGATCGCGCGCGACTAG
- a CDS encoding molybdopterin-binding protein, protein MFDLVIAVDWSAAARPTGPRPCADAIWVCADLNGVRTTRYHATRHAALAEVEEWLALGHRTLLTFDFAMGYPQGFARTLTGRAEALAVWDWLATHVRDGPDNANNRFEVAQTINRAFPGIGPLWGRPDGHDLPDLPARGRARSGHGIGDHRAVEAFARAAQSVLKLYTAGAVGGQSLVGLAALARLRARHPDLAVWPQETGFAVPPARVVLAEIYPSLWCPVERAIKDEGQVLAAVAALRDAPETWFTAPGAQPDADRIAAEEGWILGVLPPADCFALPPGEDWTPVDRALTSLRAATPTVVRTETIAVGAATGRILAADVIARRSNPPHANAAVDGWAFAHATLAPGPVALLPGRAAAGRPYAGQVPSGHAIRILTGAAIPAGTDTVALQEDATVRDGHLLLRAVPARGANTREAGEDVTTGDTCLSAGAVLRPADIALTIAAGHGTLQVHARLRVGVLSTGDELVAPGADGGTADVNRPMLLSMLAAWHLDPVDLGHAPDDPEVLAVMLDAAGTDAILTSGGASAGDEDHLSRLLRERGDVVHWRIAIKPGRPLALGRWNGTPLFGLPGNPVAALTCAAIFARPALLQMAGAGWREPVGLTVPAAFAKRKRAGRREILRARLRNGAAEVFRSEGSGLVSGLSWAEGFVELPDGAAEIAPGDPVRYIPFAELGLG, encoded by the coding sequence GTGTTCGACCTGGTAATCGCCGTCGACTGGTCCGCCGCCGCCCGTCCGACGGGGCCGCGGCCCTGCGCCGATGCCATCTGGGTCTGTGCCGATCTGAACGGCGTCCGCACGACCCGCTATCACGCGACGCGGCATGCGGCCCTGGCGGAGGTCGAAGAATGGCTGGCCCTGGGGCATCGCACGTTGCTGACCTTCGATTTCGCGATGGGATATCCGCAGGGCTTCGCGCGGACCCTGACCGGCCGGGCCGAGGCGCTGGCCGTCTGGGACTGGCTCGCCACGCATGTCCGCGACGGCCCCGACAATGCCAACAACCGGTTCGAGGTGGCGCAGACGATCAACCGCGCCTTTCCCGGCATCGGTCCACTCTGGGGTCGTCCCGACGGACATGACCTGCCCGATCTTCCGGCGCGAGGGCGGGCGCGGTCGGGCCACGGAATCGGGGATCACCGCGCGGTCGAGGCCTTCGCGCGCGCGGCGCAATCGGTGCTCAAGCTCTACACGGCAGGTGCGGTGGGGGGGCAGTCGCTCGTCGGGCTGGCCGCGTTGGCCCGGCTGCGGGCGCGCCATCCCGATCTGGCCGTCTGGCCGCAGGAGACGGGCTTCGCCGTCCCTCCGGCGCGGGTCGTCCTGGCCGAAATCTATCCCAGCCTCTGGTGCCCCGTCGAACGCGCCATCAAGGACGAGGGCCAGGTCCTCGCCGCCGTTGCCGCCCTGCGCGATGCGCCTGAAACCTGGTTCACCGCCCCCGGCGCGCAGCCCGATGCGGACCGGATCGCCGCCGAGGAGGGTTGGATCCTGGGCGTTCTGCCGCCTGCCGATTGCTTCGCGCTGCCACCGGGGGAGGACTGGACGCCGGTCGATCGGGCCCTGACCTCCCTGCGCGCGGCGACGCCTACCGTCGTGAGGACGGAGACCATTGCCGTGGGCGCTGCCACGGGGCGTATCCTCGCCGCCGACGTGATCGCGCGGCGGTCAAATCCGCCGCATGCCAACGCCGCCGTCGACGGTTGGGCCTTCGCCCACGCGACGCTGGCACCGGGCCCCGTTGCGCTGCTCCCCGGGCGGGCGGCGGCGGGGCGGCCATACGCGGGCCAGGTGCCATCGGGGCATGCGATCCGTATCCTGACCGGCGCGGCCATCCCGGCGGGCACCGATACGGTGGCCTTGCAGGAAGACGCGACCGTTCGGGACGGCCATCTCCTCCTGCGGGCCGTTCCTGCCCGGGGTGCCAATACCCGCGAGGCAGGCGAGGACGTGACGACCGGCGATACGTGCCTGTCCGCCGGTGCCGTCCTTCGGCCGGCCGACATCGCGCTGACCATCGCCGCGGGTCACGGAACGCTTCAGGTGCACGCACGTTTGCGCGTCGGCGTCCTGTCGACCGGCGACGAACTGGTGGCACCGGGGGCGGACGGCGGTACGGCCGACGTGAACCGGCCGATGCTGCTGTCGATGCTGGCGGCCTGGCATTTGGATCCGGTTGACCTGGGACATGCGCCCGACGATCCGGAGGTGCTAGCGGTGATGCTGGACGCGGCCGGCACCGATGCGATCCTGACATCGGGCGGGGCAAGTGCCGGTGACGAGGATCATCTGTCGCGTCTGCTGCGGGAACGCGGCGACGTCGTCCATTGGCGGATCGCGATCAAGCCCGGACGGCCGCTGGCACTCGGTCGCTGGAACGGCACGCCCCTTTTCGGACTGCCCGGCAACCCGGTGGCGGCCCTCACCTGTGCTGCGATTTTCGCACGGCCCGCGCTTTTGCAGATGGCCGGGGCGGGCTGGCGGGAACCGGTCGGCCTCACCGTTCCGGCGGCCTTCGCCAAGCGCAAGAGGGCCGGACGGCGCGAGATCCTGCGCGCCCGTCTGCGGAACGGCGCGGCGGAGGTGTTCCGATCCGAAGGGTCCGGGTTGGTCTCGGGCCTATCCTGGGCCGAAGGTTTCGTCGAACTGCCCGATGGCGCCGCCGAGATCGCACCGGGCGATCCTGTGCGCTATATCCCCTTCGCCGAACTGGGCCTCGGCTAG
- the mobB gene encoding molybdopterin-guanine dinucleotide biosynthesis protein B, with protein MRLMGVIGHKNAGKTTLTVALVTELSARGLRVSTLKRTHHALDLETPGTDTHRHREAGAGQVVLATDRRLALLEEVATPSLDHILTRLAPCDVVLAEGWKVGEHPRIEAWRADLGRPPLAQADRTILAVAAKGRCTVEPPVLPLDDITAIADFLCSTW; from the coding sequence ATGCGGCTGATGGGCGTGATCGGGCACAAGAACGCGGGCAAGACCACGTTGACCGTGGCACTTGTCACCGAATTGTCGGCCCGGGGCCTGCGCGTCAGCACGCTCAAGCGCACGCATCACGCCCTGGACCTGGAGACGCCGGGCACCGACACGCATCGCCACCGGGAGGCCGGGGCCGGGCAGGTCGTTCTGGCCACTGACCGCCGTCTGGCCCTGCTGGAGGAGGTCGCGACACCCAGCCTCGACCACATACTGACGCGACTGGCCCCCTGCGACGTCGTCCTGGCCGAAGGATGGAAGGTCGGGGAGCATCCCCGGATCGAGGCATGGCGTGCGGACCTGGGACGCCCGCCCCTGGCGCAGGCCGACCGGACGATCCTGGCCGTGGCAGCCAAGGGGCGTTGCACGGTCGAGCCACCCGTTCTGCCTCTCGACGACATAACGGCGATCGCGGATTTCCTGTGTTCGACCTGGTAA
- the mobA gene encoding molybdenum cofactor guanylyltransferase MobA, which yields MPVIQPHGLILAGGRATRMGGGDKGRLPVGGRSLVERVIDRIGPQVDALALSANGPPGRWADLGLPVLADADPDRPGPLAGVLAGLDWAAGQGRPHIVTAAADTPFLPPDLVPRLLAAAGPTGLALAATRDDDRVRPQPTFGLWPTALRDDLRAALAQGTRKILAWTDRHEAGLALFPTAPLDPFFNVNTPEDLQRAEDLACG from the coding sequence ATGCCCGTGATCCAGCCACACGGCCTCATCCTTGCGGGCGGGCGTGCGACGCGGATGGGCGGCGGCGACAAGGGCCGGCTGCCGGTCGGGGGCCGATCGCTCGTCGAACGCGTCATCGACCGGATCGGGCCGCAGGTCGACGCCCTCGCGCTCAGCGCGAATGGACCGCCGGGGCGGTGGGCCGATCTGGGGCTGCCCGTGCTGGCCGACGCCGACCCGGATCGGCCCGGGCCGCTGGCTGGCGTGCTGGCCGGGCTCGACTGGGCGGCCGGGCAGGGCCGCCCGCATATCGTGACGGCGGCGGCGGACACGCCGTTCCTGCCGCCCGACCTCGTGCCGCGCCTGCTCGCGGCGGCCGGTCCGACAGGGCTGGCGTTGGCGGCCACGCGCGACGACGACCGGGTCCGGCCGCAGCCGACGTTCGGCCTGTGGCCCACCGCGCTGCGCGACGATCTGCGCGCCGCGCTGGCGCAGGGAACCCGCAAGATCCTGGCCTGGACCGATCGGCACGAGGCCGGGCTCGCCCTGTTCCCGACGGCGCCGCTGGATCCCTTCTTCAACGTGAACACGCCCGAGGACCTGCAGCGGGCGGAGGATCTCGCATGCGGCTGA
- a CDS encoding formate dehydrogenase accessory sulfurtransferase FdhD codes for MSTEVPASLRVAPTPDDARLTRGVTGVDETGASVALRVVEERPLTIYLNAREIVTAMTIGDHPEWLALGFLVNQGMVRPSDVVTGIDHDAELQAVVVRTAVETDHEARLARATRTSGCAVGTVFGDMMEGLEDLTLPATPLRVSELRALSRAVNRTPSLYLAAGAIHGTCLCAGGDPLAYFEDVGRHNAVDKLAGWMRIAQVEAGDKVLYTTGRLTSEMVIKCALMGIPSLVSRSGFTAWGVEIARQVGLTVIGRMKGSRFICLSGAERVVWDAE; via the coding sequence GTGTCGACCGAAGTTCCAGCCAGCCTGCGCGTCGCGCCGACGCCCGACGATGCCCGCCTGACGCGCGGCGTGACCGGCGTGGACGAGACCGGCGCCTCCGTCGCCCTGCGCGTGGTCGAGGAGCGGCCGCTCACGATCTATCTGAACGCGCGCGAGATCGTCACCGCCATGACAATCGGCGATCATCCCGAATGGCTGGCGCTGGGGTTTCTCGTCAATCAGGGGATGGTGCGGCCGTCGGATGTCGTGACCGGCATCGACCATGATGCGGAGCTGCAAGCGGTCGTCGTTCGCACCGCGGTCGAGACAGATCACGAGGCAAGGCTGGCGCGGGCGACGCGCACCTCGGGTTGCGCGGTCGGCACCGTCTTCGGCGACATGATGGAGGGGCTGGAGGATCTGACCCTGCCGGCCACGCCGCTGCGCGTCAGCGAGTTGCGCGCCCTGTCGCGTGCCGTCAACCGGACGCCCAGCCTGTATCTGGCCGCCGGTGCGATCCACGGGACGTGCCTTTGCGCCGGTGGCGACCCGCTGGCCTATTTCGAGGATGTCGGACGCCACAATGCGGTCGACAAGCTGGCTGGCTGGATGCGCATCGCGCAGGTCGAGGCGGGCGACAAGGTTCTCTATACGACCGGGCGGCTGACCTCCGAGATGGTCATCAAATGCGCACTGATGGGCATCCCGTCGCTGGTGTCGCGTTCCGGCTTCACCGCCTGGGGGGTCGAGATCGCGCGTCAGGTCGGTCTGACCGTGATCGGGCGGATGAAAGGCTCGCGGTTCATCTGCCTCAGCGGGGCGGAGCGCGTCGTCTGGGACGCCGAATGA